The Taeniopygia guttata chromosome 9, bTaeGut7.mat, whole genome shotgun sequence genome segment CCAGTCTCTCGGAATGGGTAGCAGGATGAAGATATTCACACTGTTCATCTGGGTCTAGATTCTCTCATTTTTGTGTCAGGAAGTCTCTTCACAGTCACATGAAGAGGTCACATTTGAAAATTGATATGTAGGATAAGGATCTAACAACTGGGCCTCAATGAGCGAGGGAGAAACTTTACCTTTGGATGCCTCAGATTAGTTTATTTATATGGAACAAATACCCTGCAGATGGGTTTATCTTGCCAGAGGTTgactttcctttttaaaattatttgcattttaaattagtGGCAACTTGCTGGCTTGTTTCTTCTTTAAGACCAGGATGTCCAATAGCACTCCTCAAGTATAACacacaataaaaaagaaaactatcaATTCTGTGGACAAGATGTGGGTAAACTTGTCACAGTAGCTTGAACTGGTTGCTTCAATTACTATTCACATTTGATATTGAAcctttaattttctctttttttattagaATACTATAAATAAAACCACTAAGAAGCTGGAAAACTTAAAACAACAGATGAGCTGGGATGAGGAGCTCCTGGAGAGCTGGCTGAAGGAGTTGAACCGTACAGATAATGATGCCACTGCAATCCAGAAGTATGCACTGCAAGATGAAGGGAAACTAGGAGTAAGTAGAAATGACAGCACTTTTCAGAAACCAAAGGAAGAACCATTTTATGACTTGAAGACCTTGTTATGTTATCAAATCAGATAAAATGAAGACGAGATTTTGTACAACACTGCTTTGAACCTGGTTTCCATTTGGCACAACAGTGCAATTCCATACGAGGCTTATTTTGAAGTTGAGAGAATAGGTTTTGCAATAATGAGAGGCATAATTGAAGACATAATTCATATGggtaaaatttaaatttaaattttttgagAGGGTGCACAAATGAAGTCTAGAAAACAGTGCTACTGAATTAAGAGGAGTTTGTTCAAAAATTCGCACCAAGTATGGATGAATAGTGTAGGATTTCCCTTTAGAACTGGATTTATTAATattgctgagaaaaaaattacagctgcTTCAGTAAAGCTACCTGGAATAATggaagatataaatatatatatctgtataaAGAGGAATTCCAGTCAAAATCAGAGTTTATAAGGGTGAGTTCCCAAGTATATTATTAATGTAGAGATAGATATCcctattatttattattatggttaatattatttttaaatacttttattatttatttattaatattattattttaaaatattctttaaatagAGTGAggggaaattttatttttactcacTAAATACTTAATCCAAGTGTTTGTTTACACAAATACTCTCACTACTGTATGCCAAGGACACCACACACACATTTACACACAGTAAATGTTACTTTGGGTTACTTTGGCCTTGCTGCAGTTTGGTTCTTATGGCCACTTGTATTGACTGAAAATTTGGGAGGCTGCACTgtcaattttttgttttttagaacACAATAAAATTGATACCTCAAGCATTTAAGCCCTGATTGTAGCAGGGCTTTAAAAATTTATGAAATGTGAtctctttattttcaaatacttaattttcaaatattttcatgtattttcatATCCTTTCATTTTAGACATTAACGCTTCAAATAGAAAAGTTGACCATGGAAGCAAACCAGAAGCGCAGAGCTCTAGATAATGAGCTTACAGAAACCATGACAGCTCAGGTTTGTGCTTAAGGTTCTCAAAGATCCCTTGTTTAAATGTGGCATTTTTAACTTCAGAAATCATGAAGGTGCTTTCTTTTAAACAGATGGAGCTTGACAGAGCAGCTGAAGATTTTCGCAGGGTTCATCAAGAAAGGCAAGAAGTCATCAGGCAGTGGGAGAATGCAATTCATCAGATGCAGAAAAGAGATCAGGAGATAGATCAATGTGCTTTGGTAAAACTGCTGTAACTGATCCATTTCAGGGGTTTGGGTTTGatgtggggtggtttttttggcttttttaacATCAAAACTACAGTATAATTTTCTGGGTAGGTAATGTTTTACTTAACCTTTCAAAATGCACAATTTTCACTGAGTAGTTATAAATCTGTCAGGTAGAGTAAGCATCACTAATGCTGGtaattttcctgtttaattTCATCTGTTTCACGTTTACCTGAAGTTTAGCTTAGCTTCTTTTTTCCCAATTCAATCAGTgaagaattattttcataaGAGTTTacagtctttttatttttaaattattggaatattttggaaatTTCCATTCTAAAACCACTGTAGTGTTTGGTGTGATGTATCTATggaataaagtaattttaagaaTGATAACTGATCTGTCTCAAGcaaatagtaataataataggAATTGATCTTCTGGTTGTACCCTTTATTAATCTAATACAACTAATGCAAGCAAatctaaaatgtttttatcCTGATAGCTAATTGCAGAGACAAAACAGGAGATCCGAAACAAAGAAATTTTGCTGAGAGAGAAGACTGCCTTTTTGGTAAATGAAACTGTTAATAACATggaatatgaaaagaaaatcttcaCTGCTGAGCGGGAAGCAAACAACCTCCGAAAGGAGTTCCAGACTCAGGATGCTCGAAGAACTCAGCTGCAGGATGAGGTAAGGGTGACCAAACAGTCCAGGAAAACAGACTGAAACTAGAACTGAGCACCAGATGGAGGAAATACAGGAAtagtatttccttttctttggttttataCTAGGCTCTTAATAATTCAGCAAAATGTTGCTTTTCTCAGCCAAGTCCTGTTTATTGGGATCTGAACCCTCAATCCTGTCATTGAGAGTGGTGAAAAGATAGGAATGTATTTTCTGTTGTGTAAAATGGTGTAAAATGgatgaattttcttttaaatggtCTAACACTGTTAGATGTCTCAGGAGGCTTCTTTCCTTTAGCAGACATAGACTGCAGAATTGTATGAAGATGAGAGAAGTCTCTTCCAGATTCCAAACAACTCCTGTCCCATGCTCTCAGAAGTGTGTGTTGTTGGCCTGGTATTCAGGTTACAGTTCCTGGGGAAAACACCAGTGCTTTTATGTGGCTTTCTGATCAAGAGGCAGTGGGACAGGGCTGCCCTGTGAACAAGTCATGCTTGATACTGTCCATACTGAATTTGCACTTAAACCTGGGAATGAGCTACACTGCTACACTGCTTAATTACTTAAATGCCTGTAGAAGTATTTCTAAGCAGTAACTCAAGTTTCATGGCTCTGCTGAGAAGGGATACACTTGTATTACCTAAGTTTTTTCTTAACCAGAAAATGGTAACACTGGGGTACTCAGCAAGCTTAGTGACTTTTTAGAAAACCTGCTTCTGCTGTTGCCTTAACTTTGAGATAGCTTTTCTCTAGCAGGTGGTTCATAGGCTGATCTCCTAATTGAACTGTAGGTAGCTCAAACAAGGTGTAGGCTATTATATTACCCTATAATTCATGCAAGCTTGAGGGTTTGTAGAACTGATTGATTTGCATCTCAAGCTGTGAAATTCTTGCTTGAAGTTTTTCACAATTAATACTCCATGATGGGATAATAGAACAGTCTCCTCTTATTAGAATATCTGTGGAATGCCTGTGAGAAACAAGGAAAGAAGACAATTCAGTCAAGAACTTGTGACCTCTAAGAAAACTTCTATACATGCTCTTGATCAGTTTTCTTCATCTgtgaaagtgaaaataattaaacttATTGTGAAGATAAAAGAGCTACTGATTGGAAAGTATTTTTATCCTATTTAATGAGTGTATGCTGTTATGTATTTTTTACCAACTTAAATATCTGTGTATTTTTGTCACATTGATAGCTTAATCAAAATAATCTTATGTTTCAAGCAAAGTTTGACATGGAAATGTTTATTAGATATATAAGGTTATCCATGTTCACAAAAAACCTCAGGAAAGTCAGCTGTGCCCTATAAAACCATGGTTGTACTTATACAGATGCTGTTGGACCAGAATTGCAGTCCATAGCACCTCCATAATTCATGTtcttaattattattatttttcccagtACTCATACTATGTAATTACTCTATTGAATTTACTAGCTGGGCCAATTTACAGTGCCTCAGAATTTGCAGCACTCATCATTTGGAGAGCACTGTTTAAAAGTAATGGAATACTTTCcaataaataggaaaatataatttttaatatcttaACATGTACCAAAGTAAGTAAGAGCTTTCTTGCTCGATTTTGTCATTTATTAGCTGCAGGCTTTGAAATCTATTGTGAACAGAAGTGCTTCTGATCTAGAGTCTTTGAGAACACAAATTACCAAtatgaagaaagaaattcaggaaaaacaaGCCAGGTAAGAAACAGACCTTTAAAGGTAACATTTGTAAGGATTAATAATACAGCCAAATCCTTGAGATACAAAAGAACTTTAAATAATGTTGATGGCTGAAATCTCCAACTTTCTGGTTACTCCATGCATAGATTTGGTACTGGGTAATTTAGGCAAAATACTCTTGGTAAACCTTGTTTTTAAagggtgggggaaaaaaaaattagggccTTGCTTATCATAGGTTGAAATTTAGACTGAGACCAACTGCTCAGTCAGATTTGCTGCTTCCTTTTGGCAGCATTGTCTAGGCAACCTACATTTAacttttatcattttttttagattaaaacttcttaatgaaaaaaatgcaagtcTTTCTGATAAACTGAAGCTTGCGATTGAGGAGACACTCAGTGCAGAAGAGAAAGCTTTGAGGTTGGAAGAAATActgaaagaagaagaaaaaagtgttgAGGTAAAATGATTTTCATGGTTTCTAGAAATGAGGAGTTATTTGTATTTGCAAGctctatattttaaaattatctctttaattttaaaattttctattaCAATGAAATTACTGATATGACATGTAGCTATTTCATCAAATACTGAAGTGGCATGTAGCTATGTCTGTGCTGAGAAAACTctagaggaaaataaatgatCCTAGTAATTCCAGCTGTATTAGTTCAGGATACTGATACCCATCAAAAGGTTTTAAAAGAGAATCTTGTCAGGATAACTTGTCAGTATCACTGCCACCAAAAACTTCTTGGCTGTAGTAAAACACCACTAAAATTTATAAACTTGCAAAGAGCTGTGATTTTGGCAAACAGTGTAAGAATATTTAGAAATCTTCTAATCAGATTTGTCTGGCCTGGTctgcttttcattattttaattctacTACATGATACTCTGACATAACCAACTTGGAGACTGTTAAATAATTACTGGCTCACTTTAGATTCATTTTTGTGAATAAAGATTTTGATCTGGGAAGTGGCATATACAAGCTATAATAAGGTGACTTTTTTTAACATGCCTAATAATACttctataaaattaaaaacccacTTCTGAGGTTGCAAATTAagtataggaaaaaaattcattatcaTCTGCTTAACTGTAAAGAGCTTTTGAATAAATGCAGTGATGTAATGCAATCTTTCAGGAAATGTTTATACTGTTTTGTCATTTTGCTACTAATTCTCTTAAAGTATTTTCACTACTTAGCATCTGACTGAACATGACAGAAATATTCTTTTACATTTTGCTGGACGACTGAGCATTGGATATGCTGAAGCTTTCATTGCTCCAGAATGACCAGGTTAAATTAACGTGACAGCAGGTGTCCCACACAGCTGACAACAAAGCTGTACCTCTGTATGCTCTTTCATACCACTgcattctctctttttttcttctccattttgtGTTTCCTAGAGCATGCATGTGAAATAATGCCTTGCAGTAGAGTGAATGtcatttttcaaactttttaaCTCCACAGGCATTAATCACACATTTTAAATACACTTTCAGAAACTAGAGAGGGGATGTCTTTTCTTTATAGAGAGCTTCTTAAATTACAGGCCTTACTGTTTTGGCTTTTCAGATAATTTGAAAACAAGTAATGGTGTAgcatttcattaaaatgaaaaccttcttttcttcccctttagACAGTTTCCAGGGTGGCAAAAGCCTTAGCAGGGTTTCTTTACCCGTGTCTGTGGCAGATAACCTAAGATGACATTGAGCTTGGCAgctccacagctgcaggggaatATTTTAGCTAGGATGAACTGTTCTTGAACAATGTCTGTGATGTATTAGTCAGAAGCCTCCCCTCCATCAGCATTAGACACACATGGCTCTTAGCTGCATCTGTTAATTTACTGTGAAGAGATATTTACAGGAACAATGTGGATGTAATGTCCTTGTTTTTGCTCTCTGGTTCTGTGGTACTTCTCCTTCATCAATTTGTGGCAAAACACTTTTGCAGAGTGAAGCTTATTGAATGTCTTATCTCTCTTAACAACCTCACTTAAAGGGAGAGCAACAATTTCTGctcaataaattaatttagatATGCAATAAAGAATCGAAGGTCAAATCATGATCCAGTGTCAGTGGATGAATTTATAATTGTCATTAGCTTTAGAAATACAGCTCAGCATTTGGCACATgcttaaaaatcagttttcttcCAGAAGAAAGTTCCTTTGTTCAAGGATGATGCAAAGCTTACTGACATATGCTAAAGTCCATAATAATTTCATATTAAACTTACACTTGCCTTTTACATCCTGAGTTTTGAATTGGGAATTGCACTTACAGCAAGTTCAACTGCAAACAAATTCTGTTGGGTAGAATGAGCAATGTGATTACAAACCCACAGAGAAGGCATTAACGTATCTTTAACCTTTATTTAAGCCAGCAAGGTGGTCACATACATATTAAATccagaataaataaattgttAATCAGTGTAGAAAAGTGAGTTCTCAGGTGTTTTGCATATTAATTTAAATGGACATCTTCAAATTCTGTACCAGACTTGAGCTGAGTGTAAATGAGTCCTTTGGAATAGGAAGGGGAAATCACATCACTTGTAGGATGTACCTCACAGGAAACTGTCATGCTCAATGGCCTGAGCTTTGGAAGGGCTTTGGCTGCTTGAGTGGGAGAggtggaaggaaggaggaaaagaataaaactgttttccttATTAGggtgataaaaagaaaataatctcaaTTTTCATTGTTTCCAGTCCATTTCAGGTTACCTGAAATGTTCAGCATTGTTTTTTATCCTACTAAAATTTCATTTCCTGCACTGATTTAGGTGTTAATGGCAACTTACCTCTGAGAAAAAGGAAGTGATTTTAGAAGGTgtaatttttcagaattattccCTCTTAgataaacacacacatacatatatgtgCACACACAGCATTACAAGATCTAATAAACCATTGAAAAGCTTTGTATTATATTTCTCAAATATTTACAGATGCTGGAGGCAGTAAGGAGGTTTTTTGAAAAGAATGACAGGAATTTACTTTTCTGAAAGGCTGAAAAGATAGCATTCCTATAACTAGGGGAAAAAAGTCATGTAATTGTAGGGTAggattagatttttaaaaaattagtaaaaattaTTACTTCCTCTTTAAGTCAAATAGTTGTTTTGCCAACCATTTTGAAGACTTACAAAATTCCATGTTCATATTAATGGATATtgtaatacttttttttaatctatgattaatgaaaacaaataattcCTCAGAAATTAACTCTGATGTGATTAATTACTTCTTTGATCTACTTAATGATCGATTTGTcaccaggaaaaagaaaatgaaatgagaCAGTTAAAGGACCTACTTTTCAAGAAGACTCAGGAGTTAAAAATGCAGAGTGATAAAGAGAAGATTGTTCTGGCAGAAATTGAGGGAGGTCAAAAATCACTTAAAAATCTCAAGAGTCGACTGAGCAAACTTGACACAGATCTGTTAAAACAACAAGAATTAATATATAATCAGgtaaaatattaatgtattttcataCTGTGATTGTTTCTTGAGTGTACTGATAGCACATTGCTTGAATTCTGTAATCTTGAACAGTTTTCCATTTTGGAAATGCTATGTAGAATCATTTAAAGTCtgcatttatttctatttcttgatgtacagataaaattgaaattaCTTAAGCTTGCCAAAATATATCACCTACATTTTGcacttttgtgtttttttattttttggatctgctgcttttcccGCTAATTCCTAAAATCCATTCTTTACTTTGATCCCTCTGAACCACAGACACCTCAGggtatatttttaaagcaatacaAGAGGTACATGCCAAAATCCTGTTATTTACTAATTGGATTATGTGCCTATTTCCTATGCACCACTttgaaaatttgcttttatatCAGCATCCACTGGTAGCAACAAGATGGCAACTCCATTGTAAGCCTCCCTacagcagcctgtgctgagtGTGCTTTGTTACTTTTCTAGAAGATTACCCCAAATCATCACTGCTCATCAGTCATCTGAGATATTTTGCTAATGAGGTCTAAAAGCCAGAAACTATTATAAAAACAATAGCTTAATTGGGTGACTGTCTTAAAGCCAACATTTAGATCCAAGTTTATTGCTTATCTCAGACTATTAATTctcttcaaatttattttaacaggATTTTTATATTCAGCAAATACAGAGACGGCTGTCACGGTTAGAAGGAGAGGTTAATTCAGATGAAAAAGAAGTTTTGGAAGGAAAAGTTGCTGAACTTAAGAAAActttagaagaaaagaaaaaggcataTGATGTTCTACAGTCACTGTACAGGAAACTTCAGGTAACTTCCTTGGAACATCATTTTGACTGTGTATCATTTAGAAAACTCAGCAAATTAAGTAGATTGGGTCTTAGTAATTAAAAAGTTGGCATTAGTCTAAAGGGTATCTGAACTTTGTGTAACTCATGTGGAAAACTTCATAAATTCCCTGTAACTTCCAGAAAAAGGGAGACACCTTAGCATGAAGACAAGCACTGAATGTTGGAAAGACAAGCTGAGCTTTCTTCAGCATGTGACTGACTGCTTGCAAATGTCTGAGTTTATCATTAGGCCCATGCAGAAATAGGAGAATGCTGTTTTGTAAAGCTGTCGCTTTTATAGTTTTCATGAATTCATAAGTGCAATTGCATTTAAAGTTGTCCAAAGTCCCTGTGCAGCTCTCTGCATGAGGTCATGCCATGCACTTTGCAGAGCAGCATATTAGATACATCATGATGATGGTTCCTGGTTACAGGACTTAAATACATCTCATTTAAAATTAACTAGTAGCTTTTGTTGCCATTTACATTCACTGAAATGAGCTCAATataacttatttttaaacagaatgaTGTCCAAATCACCAAGAGAACAATTGATAAGACAAGACAAGAAACAAGTGGTTTGATAGTGAAGATAGAAGAACTAACTCTTTTCAATGAGAGATCACTTCAGGagttaaaaaaagcaaaacacattaaGCAGGTACAGTATTATTTTGCAACTTTACTAATACAGGACACTCTTTCTTTGGGGTGTCATCTGCCTTCCACAGTGTTACATCATTGCATACATCAGTACATCTTCTATAGTTTTCTAATTGACACTTCTTTCCCAGACTTTGAAGTCATCTTTATCACTATCATCTTACTAGGCAAAGGGTTGCTTCTTCTCCCTCCACAGCAGGAAGTCTGATGAAATATCAGTTTAATCCCACATTAATTATACTACAATATCCACTAGGTCAGCGAGTGttggtgttttttccccctgagaAACAATTagctttaaaatagaaaatatatttacttcTCAAGGATGTCTTTACATAACACTGAGTTTTTACTCTCAATCTGTGAGGCCTGCTAATAAGTTTGGCAAAGTATTGTTATTAAACtgtaagcattttttttctaccaGATGATTTGAATCAATTTATATTCAAGTTTAAGGAATTAGAAAAAGTTGTAGAAGGAAAAGTCTAATAACCCAAAACTCAGCCTGAATTAGAAAGTCTGATGAATTTGTATAAAACCATTCAGGAAACAATCTACCCCTGTCACAGTCACCATGTTGGACTGTTGGCAAATGAGAAAATGCCAAGACTTTTAAATGCAGAGCAAAATGAGTTTTACAGTTGTGTATATATGAAAggtaaaataatgaataaatattaatttactaAATTATaaatcattttaattaaaacaatggTTTCTTGGCACTTATTAGGAGATGATGGTCGAAGATAATCTCTTAAAGCTAGAACTGAAGCGCCTTCGAAATACTCTGTGTAATAAAGCAGAGAAAGTTCTAACACTGGAAAAACAACAATTGGAGTTAAAGAAAGCCATAGCAGAAAGAACTGAGGAGATCAGGATCCATAAGGCAATGCTGGATTCTGAGATAAGGCTGCTGGATCAGGAACGGCATCGCATGAGGTAACTGTTCTTGTAGAAATTCAACTTGTAGCTTTGACCAAGTACATTTCTTATGGGGACTTACtaaaaaaagaagcagtttACTCAGCTTCACCATTAGAGAAATTGAAGATTAAATAAATCTTGCTCAAAGTTTTCTACCAAGACAGCTGAGGCCAGCAAGAGACCCCATCTGTGACCCCTCAGACTGCAGCTTTAACTCCTTTGGTGAACAGGAGA includes the following:
- the CCDC39 gene encoding coiled-coil domain-containing protein 39, which codes for MESRPGPTAAPVLAELQWEPGYAVPVANAENKALEDELHKLRKEKEELQNELTNCEERIEAMTSHLKNVRQEISFSQSLYKAKENEIETEHHFKALAEREYGRLKNEIKRLQDEIASLRQKKSIQENTINKTTKKLENLKQQMSWDEELLESWLKELNRTDNDATAIQKYALQDEGKLGTLTLQIEKLTMEANQKRRALDNELTETMTAQMELDRAAEDFRRVHQERQEVIRQWENAIHQMQKRDQEIDQCALLIAETKQEIRNKEILLREKTAFLVNETVNNMEYEKKIFTAEREANNLRKEFQTQDARRTQLQDELQALKSIVNRSASDLESLRTQITNMKKEIQEKQARLKLLNEKNASLSDKLKLAIEETLSAEEKALRLEEILKEEEKSVEEKENEMRQLKDLLFKKTQELKMQSDKEKIVLAEIEGGQKSLKNLKSRLSKLDTDLLKQQELIYNQDFYIQQIQRRLSRLEGEVNSDEKEVLEGKVAELKKTLEEKKKAYDVLQSLYRKLQNDVQITKRTIDKTRQETSGLIVKIEELTLFNERSLQELKKAKHIKQEMMVEDNLLKLELKRLRNTLCNKAEKVLTLEKQQLELKKAIAERTEEIRIHKAMLDSEIRLLDQERHRMSAEFQDRLWKIDKLKCKYEIFTLSMMPPEGEEMKSQAYYVIKAAQEKEALKQEGDDLDAKICKAQKEIMAMENSLCVLKNWNRNYKNSLKAVPETSEELEEKLKLEKDKKDADEKYKYKQRQIKELQENLQSMQQHFDVIQKEQALLEEQKKEKQAFILQLKKDIEEQKPKLNRVMKQCSKLSREIASQREGGAETLEERDIHLRELKSFNRTVNQVIADVLEANPDLAPAFKMYFDKYNLELPVAASPTGSQTSQSPQNSLPPTRVPSRKTSASSQVSRATVVELTLPIPTPEEAAALGSQPGSRGSTSGIPKCKKS